One stretch of Streptomyces sp. R21 DNA includes these proteins:
- a CDS encoding LuxR C-terminal-related transcriptional regulator yields the protein MGGSAPPRDPHLPEREHDRSAQRHDERGHDERGHDERGHDERGHDERRREERHPREGLRSERPPPDHLLPERPRSAHPLPVETTSFVDRRDEQAEGRRLLAKARLVTLTGPGGVGKTRLAGRIAARAERAFPDGVHFVHLAGLHDPALVPLAAADALGLHDHSDRPPLRALIEQVRDRRLLLVVDNCEHLLAACAELAGALLHGTTGVRVLTTSRHRLGLTEEHLMEVRPLPVPDPDGDLSDAANHPALALFADRAAAVVPGFELTPANRASVARLCHRLDGLPLAIELAAVRMRVLGVDQLLERLDDRYRLLSTGSLAVLPRHQTLRAAIDWSHELCTEQEQLVWARAAVLAGGFDLETAEAVCADGERVRSYDVLEAVAGLVDKSVLCREAADGGVRYRLLDTLRHYGLDRLRQLSGASGASGEEGAARRRQRDWFQERAAACEQAWFGPGQREIVARLRADQDNLRAALEFSLTVPGEARAGLRLAGTLWFYWHACGAPREGRYWLDRALDAGPEPSRERARALWVAGLLAGCPEDLTRGRHLAEQARDLARGLGEEAEAANAEHVVGLMGLFADDLPGALEHFETAVAQGPVPGKLPSIVGLDQVELACALAFLGQADRAVTVCETALRVCAEHGEEWVRSYLLRVLALAYTVKKEWRRAEPHAREALRRKLAVHDVIGIGLTLDLLVVIAAARGAHERAAVLLGGADRVWADISPDRFGSTTYNSARRTSEVQVREVVGRREFERAYRRGSGLGLADVVAYVLQEPKARPAPAAPAHGTPLTRRESEVAALVAEGLANQQIADRLVIARRTAEGHVERILSKLGFNNRSQIVAWVCGRG from the coding sequence ATGGGCGGATCAGCGCCACCGAGGGACCCACACCTGCCGGAACGGGAACACGACCGGTCGGCGCAACGGCATGACGAGCGCGGGCATGACGAGCGCGGGCACGACGAGCGCGGGCACGACGAGCGCGGGCACGACGAGCGCCGGCGCGAGGAACGCCATCCGCGGGAAGGCCTCCGGTCGGAGCGCCCCCCGCCGGATCACCTCCTGCCGGAGCGCCCCCGGTCGGCGCACCCTCTGCCGGTCGAGACGACCAGCTTCGTCGACCGGCGGGACGAACAGGCCGAAGGGCGACGCCTGTTGGCCAAGGCGCGCCTCGTCACTCTCACCGGCCCCGGCGGCGTCGGCAAGACGCGCCTCGCCGGACGCATCGCGGCCCGCGCCGAGCGCGCGTTCCCCGACGGCGTGCACTTCGTGCACCTGGCCGGGCTGCACGACCCCGCGCTCGTCCCGCTCGCCGCCGCCGACGCGCTCGGCCTGCACGACCACTCCGACCGGCCGCCCCTGCGCGCCCTGATCGAGCAGGTCCGCGACCGTCGCCTCCTCCTCGTCGTCGACAACTGCGAGCATCTCCTGGCCGCCTGCGCCGAGTTGGCCGGCGCCCTGCTGCACGGCACCACCGGCGTCCGTGTCCTCACCACCAGCCGCCACCGCCTCGGCCTCACCGAGGAGCACCTGATGGAGGTACGCCCGCTGCCGGTGCCCGACCCCGACGGCGACCTGTCCGACGCGGCGAACCATCCCGCGCTCGCCCTCTTCGCCGACCGCGCCGCCGCGGTCGTCCCCGGCTTCGAACTCACCCCCGCCAACCGCGCCTCCGTGGCCCGCCTCTGCCACCGGCTCGACGGCCTCCCGCTCGCCATCGAACTCGCCGCCGTCCGCATGCGCGTCCTCGGTGTCGACCAGCTCCTCGAACGCCTCGACGACCGCTACCGGCTGCTTTCCACGGGCAGCCTCGCCGTCCTGCCGCGCCACCAGACCCTGCGGGCCGCCATCGACTGGAGCCATGAACTCTGCACGGAACAAGAGCAGTTGGTGTGGGCCCGGGCCGCGGTGCTCGCGGGCGGCTTCGACCTGGAGACGGCGGAGGCGGTCTGCGCGGACGGTGAGCGGGTCCGGTCGTACGACGTCCTGGAAGCCGTGGCCGGGCTGGTGGACAAGTCGGTGCTCTGCCGGGAGGCCGCGGACGGCGGCGTACGGTACCGGTTGCTGGACACCCTGCGGCATTACGGACTCGACCGGCTACGACAGTTGTCCGGCGCGTCCGGCGCGTCCGGCGAGGAGGGCGCCGCCCGGCGGCGGCAGCGGGACTGGTTCCAGGAGCGGGCCGCCGCCTGCGAACAGGCCTGGTTCGGGCCCGGGCAGCGGGAGATCGTCGCCCGGCTCCGCGCCGACCAGGACAACCTGCGCGCCGCCCTGGAGTTCAGCCTCACCGTGCCGGGCGAGGCACGCGCCGGGCTGCGGCTCGCCGGGACCCTGTGGTTCTACTGGCACGCCTGCGGGGCGCCCCGCGAGGGCCGCTACTGGCTGGACCGGGCGCTCGACGCCGGCCCCGAGCCGAGCCGCGAGCGTGCCCGCGCCCTGTGGGTCGCCGGGCTCCTCGCGGGCTGCCCCGAGGACCTCACCCGGGGCCGCCATCTCGCCGAGCAGGCCCGTGACCTCGCCCGCGGTCTCGGCGAGGAGGCCGAGGCCGCCAACGCCGAGCACGTGGTGGGCCTGATGGGGCTGTTCGCCGACGATCTGCCGGGCGCGCTGGAGCACTTCGAGACGGCCGTAGCCCAGGGCCCCGTCCCCGGCAAGCTGCCCAGCATCGTCGGCCTCGACCAGGTCGAACTCGCCTGCGCACTCGCCTTCCTGGGCCAGGCCGACCGGGCCGTCACCGTCTGCGAGACCGCCCTGCGCGTCTGCGCGGAGCACGGCGAGGAGTGGGTGCGCTCGTACCTCCTACGGGTGCTCGCCCTCGCCTACACCGTCAAGAAGGAGTGGCGGCGCGCCGAACCGCACGCCCGCGAGGCGCTGCGCCGCAAACTCGCCGTCCACGACGTCATCGGCATCGGGCTCACCCTCGACCTGCTCGTGGTGATCGCCGCCGCGCGTGGCGCCCACGAACGCGCCGCCGTGCTGCTCGGCGGCGCCGACCGTGTGTGGGCCGACATCTCGCCCGACCGGTTCGGGTCCACCACCTACAACTCCGCGCGCCGCACCAGTGAGGTGCAGGTGCGTGAGGTTGTCGGGCGGCGGGAATTCGAGCGGGCGTACCGGCGGGGGAGTGGGCTCGGGCTCGCCGATGTCGTCGCGTACGTCCTGCAGGAGCCGAAGGCCCGGCCTGCGCCCGCGGCTCCGGCGCACGGTACGCCGCTCACCCGGCGTGAGTCCGAGGTCGCCGCACTCGTGGCCGAAGGCCTCGCCAACCAACAGATCGCCGACC
- a CDS encoding M14 family metallopeptidase: protein MRLRTRGRRTAALAALLAVALAAPVSATATHATADSARKPAPSSDDIRQYEIHQSTTPVTRTAIQQTGVTVDEADEETVVVSGRAAQIEKLRRLGYDVSLLGSAPDRSAGSGDVRLYDFPSADSKYHNYAEMNTEIDQRLAAYPSIMSKRVIGKSYQGRDIVAIKVSDNVATDESEPEVLLTFHQHAREHLTVEMALYLLRELGAGYGSDSRITNMVNNREIWIVPDLNPDGGEYDIATGSYRSWRKNRQPNSGSSYVGTDLNRNWNYKWGCCGGSSGSTSSETYRGASAESAPEVKVVSDFVRGRVVGGKQQIKAGIDFHTYSELVLWPFGYTYNDTATGMTADDAAAFKTVGQKMAASNGYTPEQSSDLYITDGSIDDYLWGTQKIFDYTFEMYPTSSSGGGFYPPDEVIERETSRNRDAVLQLLENADCMYRSIGKESQYCS from the coding sequence ATGCGACTTCGTACCCGCGGCAGACGGACCGCCGCCCTGGCCGCCCTGCTGGCCGTCGCCCTCGCGGCACCCGTCTCCGCCACGGCGACGCACGCCACCGCCGACAGCGCCCGCAAGCCCGCGCCCTCGTCGGACGACATCCGCCAGTACGAGATCCACCAGAGCACCACCCCGGTGACCCGTACGGCCATCCAGCAGACCGGCGTGACGGTCGACGAGGCGGACGAGGAGACGGTCGTCGTCTCAGGCCGCGCGGCCCAGATCGAGAAGCTCCGCCGACTCGGCTACGACGTCTCGCTGTTGGGCTCGGCCCCCGACCGCTCGGCCGGCTCCGGCGACGTACGGCTCTACGACTTCCCGTCGGCCGACTCGAAGTACCACAACTACGCCGAGATGAACACGGAGATCGACCAGCGGCTGGCCGCGTACCCGAGCATCATGAGCAAGCGGGTGATCGGCAAGTCGTACCAGGGCAGGGACATCGTCGCCATCAAGGTCAGCGACAACGTCGCGACCGACGAGTCCGAGCCCGAGGTGCTGCTCACCTTCCATCAGCACGCGCGCGAGCACCTCACCGTCGAGATGGCGCTGTACCTGCTGCGTGAACTCGGCGCGGGCTACGGCTCCGACTCCCGGATCACCAACATGGTGAACAACCGCGAGATCTGGATCGTCCCGGACCTCAACCCGGACGGCGGCGAGTACGACATCGCGACCGGCTCGTACCGCTCGTGGCGCAAGAACCGCCAGCCCAACAGCGGCAGTTCGTACGTCGGCACCGACCTGAACCGCAACTGGAACTACAAGTGGGGCTGCTGCGGCGGCTCTTCGGGCTCCACGTCCTCCGAGACCTACCGCGGCGCGTCCGCCGAGTCGGCGCCCGAGGTGAAGGTGGTCTCCGACTTCGTGCGCGGCCGGGTCGTCGGCGGCAAGCAGCAGATCAAGGCCGGCATCGACTTCCACACGTACAGCGAACTGGTGCTGTGGCCCTTCGGCTACACCTACAACGACACCGCGACGGGCATGACGGCGGACGACGCCGCCGCGTTCAAGACCGTCGGCCAGAAGATGGCCGCCAGCAACGGCTACACGCCGGAGCAGTCCAGCGACCTGTACATCACCGACGGTTCGATCGACGACTATCTCTGGGGCACCCAGAAGATCTTCGACTACACCTTCGAGATGTACCCGACGTCCAGCTCCGGCGGCGGCTTCTACCCGCCCGACGAGGTCATCGAACGGGAGACCTCCCGCAACCGCGACGCCGTACTCCAACTCCTGGAGAACGCCGACTGCATGTACCGCTCCATCGGCAAGGAGTCGCAGTACTGCAGCTGA